The segment GTACACAGCTAACCAAATCTCGAAAAGTCTAGGCGTTCAGTGAATACAGCAGATTCGGTTGAAACCAAAGAGACAATGAAACAAAGGGAAAGGAATGACTGATGGAATGAGTAACAAGATTCAACTTGAAGCTATTGTCAACGGAAATGATTGGTATCAAGATATTAACATGTGTCCATCTTGGATAACCTTCTATGATCCTATTCATTCTATCATTTCCAACTGGCTCGAGCTGTTGCTTGGAGTGGAGGTAAGTGGTATCCCTGTACAGGCTTCATAGTTCCATCCATATTAAACTCCACTCTGTATTGAATTGTAACTTGCCCTCAAGCTTGACTCCACTCCGGGTGTCTGTGGGTAGATGCTGCAATAGATATTAAATTGTATATACTAAATCGTTAGGGATTGTAGAGCAACTCCATTGTGCGTGACTGCCCCCATTACCAGTTCAATCCAGGCAAATTAAACAACAGATTACACAGGCAATCAGAGATTCGAATTGAGGCAACAAATTCTAAATCTGTCTAGAATCAGTCAGGCATCGGGCGAATGCACCGCTTTCAGTCCCTGTCCTAATGGGAATCCGATAAGGAACGAACCCCGAATCGAACCGAGGCCCATGTAATGCTCTGCCTTATCTGCATCACTATCACTCCGTTGCAGCGTCAGCAGCCACATATCTCTCTTCAAATATTAAATGCAATTGTCAattatacaatacaaaatgcTGTTGCCAGTGCCACTGGACGGGGCGGACGTAAATGCGTTTCTATTTTTGTAGTTCATGTGCATCTGGAATGGCCATCCGTTTGGCTGTATTTAGCCTAGACTCTGGCGGGGCATATTTCCAATGAAACTCACGTATTTTAAGGCGCTGACATTGTTCCAACTGTAAACTGCACCCTGAAGGTCCTATGGTAGTTTGTGCATTTGGCTTCGGTTTCCACTTGACCCAGAGAGGGGCGTGACTTCAATTTGGTTTGATTGTATTTTAAATTAGTTTTTAAATATAGATACGCTTAGGACTTAGGTACAGTATACAATTATATAttcgatatatgtatatatatatacatatatatatatatatatatatatatatatatatatatatatatatatatatagccatatatatatatatatatatatatatatagccaATTGGTGTATTTTGTAAGGGAGATTGTGTCGGGGGGTTTTGTGTGTCCTTAGATTTAGATCTACGCGTTTATGTCATTTTTTACACCGATAAATTAAAGCTGACGATCTGTGGTGTCTCTGGGAGCAATCATCCTCGCCAGATATCTATCAAAAATCATCATAATTTACATACATAATAAAACTATGCACTTAATGGCTATAAATAATAGTAACAATTATGTGTGTAGAAAGGAAATTCTTTTGCTAAGCATTACACGATAGCTAGGACTAACAATATTAGGCCCCAAATCCTTCTCGTCCTCGTCTTGATGTCGCCTGAccgggttctcctacttctatCCATTGCGCTGTTACACAACTTAAGCACTTAAGGCACTAGTCTAATATTTGGTTTGATCGCATTCAGATCCTTGATTATGGCCATGGACTGTGTGGACTCTCGACTCCACATGATTACATGTTGAAGGCCAACGGCTTCATGTTCGCCACCGACGACATGCGGCGCACGCGGCCCATCATCTTGCGCTCGATATCCTCCAGCGTCTTGCCCTGCGTCTCGGGCACGTACAATATCACAAAGAACAGGCCAATGAAGCAGATGGATCCAAACAGCCAGAAGGCTCCATGGGCGCCCATGAAATCTAAAGAGGAACAAGGAACATTCATTAGCAACCTCTTCTTTTGGGACTCTCTTTTTGGCTACCCACCAATCATATCCTGGAACGTCTTGGTCACCACGAAAGTGCAGGACCAGTTGAAGGCGGTGGCCACAGAGGCAGGTGAGCCACGAATCTTCGACGGCAGAATTTCGCCCATCATCAGCCAGGGAATGGGGCCGAAGCCCAGCGAGAAGCCCAGAATGTAGATGACGAAACAGCTCAGCGGCAGCCAACCCAGCTGGCTCACGTCTTGTCCATGCGACTTGCAGTAAAAGAAGCCGCCCAGCACAAACAGGGTGATGGTCATGGCTATGTTGGACACGTACAGCAGGATCTGCCAGAAAACGGGAAGCGTCAGTAAAGAGGGACAATAATCTCGAGGCTTTGGCCATTCGGAACTCACCTTGCGTCCGGCGCGATCAATCAGGAGGGTGGCTATGAAGGTGGCCATGAAATTGACGATACCCACAATGATGGTGCAGAGATTGCCGTCGATGGTCGAGCCGGCATCCTTGAAAATGGACACAGTGTAGAAGATGACGGCATTGATACCGCTCAGCTGCTGGAAGAACATCAGACCCAGGGAGATGGACAACGGCTTCAGGTTGTTGCGCTTCAGCAGCTCCATCATCTTGTTCTGGGTGGCCTGGCGATCGGCGTCGGCCTGCGACCGCATCAGTCCCTTCAGCTCCGGCTCCACATCAGCCTCTTTGCCGCGCAGCCATGAGAGTGCCTTGCGGGCCTTCTCCTCCCGACCGCGGCTCACAAACCAGCGCGGCGTCTCCGGGATGAGGAACATCAGGATGAGGAACGGCACTGGCAATGCCGCCCCCAGGAAGGCCAGCATTGACCAGTCCATGTACGTTCCGGCTACAAAGCACAACAGTATGCCAATATTACCAAAGGCCGTCGGCAACAGTCCGAGAGTGCCGCGCACCTCCGGCTGGACCGTCTCGCCCAGATAAAcgggcagcgacagcgaggcGATGCCCACACAGAATCCAGCCAGGAAGCGTCCTGCCAGCACCATGGCCACATTCACGGCACATGCAATCAGCAGCGAGGACACAATGAAGGGTATGGCCGTGGCCAGGATGGTGTTGCGCCTGCCCAAATACTCGATGAAGGGTCCGCCAGCAATGCCGCCGGCTAGACCAGCCAAGGGCATGATGCCGCCCACCCAAGAGGCCTGCAATTTGAGAAGAAAATTCGATTGAATAGAGAATTTTATGGGAATTCAATTGGGAACATAGTATTCTGGGAAAATTTGGAAGATTTTGCAGCAGCTAAAGCAGATTCCTTTCTTTGGCAGAAGAAAGGAGATCGAAAGGAGATTCTTTCTAAAGCAAATCCAATGGCAACACCATTTTTAAAACGAGGTCAAAGCCATCATTTTGCTTGTGCTGTTTTCACTTGAAGAAATTCCACATTTCTGATACCCCCACAGAGATTCGATTGCTGGATTTTTCTGCTTGCTTCTTGCTACTTACCGCTTGCGGAGTGACCTCAAACGAAGTTATATTTCTGTTGGTCATTGACACCAAGGCCGGGGAGGTGTAGGCGCTGACAAAGCCCACCACGAGAGAGCCCAGAGACACGCTCATAGCAGCCAAGACCTGTAAAACAACAAGGAAtataatatttaattaaaagtcAAACACTTTCAAAGATCTATAGAGATCAAGGACAAGGGAAATCCACCTGAGAGAAGGTGCAAATGGCCTTGGGCTCCTCCACGGGCACGGCGAAGGACACATGGGTGTCCGCACGCATCAAGATCTTCATGATCAGTGCTTTGTATTTAGCGGATTTATGGATAGATCTGTTTCGATCCGAATGCAAAGAATGTTACGGCTGGGGGCTGCCTTTCACTTTAAGCCTTTCACTCCTGAATGCTTTCAGCACGTTTGCCGTTCGCCCGACGAAACTCAACTGAAACTTGTCATTTTGCAGTTGCAGTTTTTGGAGAATCAAACCGTTTGGCGATCTATTTGTTAGGCTTAGGCACGTACATAAGCGCGGGCAGGCACACATGAACGACGAAAACATATATGTAAAGACGGTTATGTAGATGCAGTTTTGCGGCTTATCACTTATTGACTGCACTGCTGCTGCACAGCAGCGTACTCAATCGACTATGCGCGATGCCTTTAGTGGCAGCACGGCATCTTATCACGCTATTTACGTGTGAGAGAGACACTCGGATTGATAAGCATCCCCAAAGCGGGCACGAAGAAGCTGCAGTTGTTTCTGCTTGAGTCTGGAAATCGCGGGAGtccggcagcggcagcggcagcggcagcgagcGAACGCGTGGGAAACGTCTCACACACAGGAGAGGCCCTTAGCCCCTAAGGGAGCATTGCATTCGACTCGTATCCAATACGATCCATCAGATACAAGTATTTTTAGTCTGGCCATAACTAAATGCGTTAATTTCAATTAAAGTGAACGGCAGTGCGAGTGCCAGCACCAGCGCCAGCGAATTATAATTCAAGGCGTGCGAAAATAGCTCTCGACACGCATGTCCCGCTCTGACCCACAATCTGGTGCTGCGGCTGCTTCTTGGGTTTTAAATTGGCTCAAAGAATGCTTTATGATGGGATTAATGCCCATTCATAATCCATAGCTATATCCAGCCCGTGGCGGCGCCAACAAGCTTAACGAGCTGACAATAGCCGCACGATGTGTCCTCGGGGTATAGGGGGAGGGGACGAAACCAGTAATAGCAATAGCACACTCTAACCCTGTAGTGTTCGACCTACCTGTGTCCATATATAGATGGGATTCGTGGTGGGCCTGTAGACCTCCAGCTTGGGTTTTCCATCTTCGGGTATCTGGCGCACAAAGGGCACTGCATGACGGATGTTCTCGCCCCGCTTGTTCCCCATTTCATCCATCTCGTACAGGCGACGGCTGAAATTGCGTTTCAATGTTGGATTAGAAGGTGACTAACCGTCATTATACTATCAAAATACTATTCGTCTTCCACTTAAGCGGACAGACACTTCAATTAGCCTGAGCATAAACGTGCTACGCATTAAGTTTCGGGCAACATCTTTGGGTTCATCTGAGGTTCCCTGCTTATTTCTGTATATTTTTAACAATTTTTAGCTGTATTCTTCAGTAAACCATTCACTTTTCATTCCACTTTAGACTATCGATTTTCCATATTGCCCTGCTATATCTATTATATATCATTGTTCTGTGTGTGGGTTCCCTTGATGCCTACCCTGGAGTCTAGTACACGTTTTCGAATTACACGCTCGACAGCTGGCAGAACAGAACTGATAGATCCCCTAGCGACAGATCCAGATAATGCCTTGACCCCGGGACTCACCTTTTGCGGGAATCTGTGCTGATGgagcgctgctgctggaagTGCTGTCGCGACGTGTGGAAGTCCTCGTCGCTTTCGCTCTCCAAATCCTTGAGGTCGATAATGAGCGGCTTGGTGATGTCCTTGGGCCGGTGAATGAGGCGTTTGTGCTCGGGGTCGTCGCCCTCCTCGTCGCTGTCGGTGCTGGAGCCCTGTAATACTTTGTCTAGCTTGAAGGTGACACGCGGATCGAGACTCTGGTGCTTGCGGCCCTGGAACTCGCGGCGCGTCTTGTGGAACTCCTCCTCCGAGGATGACTCCTTGAGTAGGTCCTGCAGGAAGCGAGTTCCCTTCACGTCCAGCGACACGTGCTTCTTGGCCTGGAACTGGCGCCGATTGTCGTTGGCCAAAATGTGCTTGAGGTCCTTCAATATGCCCTTGTGGTCCACGCTGGTGGCCTTCTGTTGCTGGAACCCGATCCGCTTGTCCTCAAAGCTGTCCTCGTCGCTGCTCTCCGCCTGTGCGGGTGGCTTGCTGCTGGCGTTGTTCTTCTCGAAGGACACGCGGGAGCCCTTCAGCGATTGCTTGCTCCTCTGCAGATCCtccacgggcacgggcacgctGCGCTGCTGTCGATCGCGATGTTCGCGTATCTCCTGTGACGTGGGTGGTGGGGGTAGTGGTGTCAGCTCCAAGCTTCCGCTGGCCCGCAGTGGTgtgcgctgctgctgttgctgaaagggctgtgtgggtggctcgTTGATGTCGTCGTCCTCGAGCAGTGGCCGAAACGACAGAGGTGGTTCGTCCTCGAGCAGGCGCAGctgctggcgctgctgctgctgttgctgttgctgtggtcGGGGCTGTGGATGCCTCTGGGGCGCCGCTTGGGGGAAGAGAAACGGATCCTCCGGTAGTATTGTGTCCAAACTGGTGGCCGTATTCGATGTGGACAGATTGCTCTCCACACGATGATAGCCCTGGTCGTCCTGCGGAGTATTTAAACGTTCGAATTAAATTAATCTCTGTTCGCAGCAGACAATCGCGAATTAATGAATATCGCCATCGGCCTGGCAGCAATTATAACGAACCCACCACACCCAATCCCCCATCCAATCAAATCCGCTTCAATCCGAAATATTTCCAAGATCGTCCACAAAATATATTTGCGATTATGCTCATCTTAAAATCCGAACCACAAAGTTTCATCTTGGCGTTCAGTTCAGCCATCTAGCATTGGACGCACGATCGGTCCTTATCGGTCATGTGTCTATGCCGTGTTGTTCTTCATACAATGAATTGTATGGATCCGTTATTCACAGACCTCTAAGAGCCCGCATAAAGCAGGCGCGAACGTGAAGTTTGTGAATTTTTTGAAGAATTTTGGAAAATGTTGGAAAATAGGTATGGGAATATGTACCAAATCCAATGATTGGTCATCTTTTATACCGATTGGGGCATAATGAATTGAAAATGTCATCGATATCAGTAATAGCCCCCTTAGTTTTAATCAAATTGAGTTCCAACGGATGTAACAAccgatgtttgtgtgtgcgtttCGCCTTGACCCTCCCATTTGGGTCACAACAACATTGATCTCATGCGTAGAATAGTACTTACACCTGCTCTGGTTAGTTTCTCCTTGAGTTTGCCCATGGCGCTGCTCAGGGGCTGGTgaccgccaccgccgccgccggcGCCTCGGTTGTCGCGTCCGCTCATCTTATCAGCTGTATGATTGAACTTGAACTAGTCGCTCGTCCTTCTGGGGGGAGTCTTAGTATTGTGACTTAGTTTTGCTTTccctttttccttttttctttAGTAAACAGTGTCTTCTTCTGGATGGTAATCCTCTTTGTCTTTGCTGTAAAACAAGAAAAATAGCGAAAGAATGCACAAATTAGAATACAGTACTtgtagatagatagatagataggtATATGTGATTATTAGCTACTAGTATTTGTACTTTTACTGTCTGGAATTACCCTGATGTCTGGAGCTCTTATCAAaggaaatttatgcatgtgTTTGCTCTTTGATAGCGCATTCAGGCCCCTTGGGCTCCAAGTACACACCCACTTTCAACGGGAAATCGAATGTCCTTGGCTAAGACGCGTGACCAACTTTGCACACAGTGGATCGGAACAGTGAAATATTTCCCCGACGCGAAAATACGTATTTGTTGATATTTTGTTGTACTCTTTTCCTTTTGGCACCCACTGTAAGCGTTTTGTCTTTCACTGAATTTATTTATGATCTTTATTCTTGGCATGCGGCTACTCGTAGATATGTACAAAactgtatatgtatgtgtaggttaggttaaggcggtagccgggagggggggataagagcctctcgcccccaagctcacttggacatATAAAAATTTTCCACCCGCTAATTAATGAACGCGCACCGCGCGCAAAAAAAAGAAGcgaaatatttttatttgtttggtttttgtcAAGCATTTTCTTGGCtttagtttttcttttttcgctTTTCCTTCTTTTCCTGCGTCATGTGACTACTGGCAGCGACTCTGTGTGGGCGTCATGACGTCGTCTCTGCTCGCTCCGCCGCTCAATCATAACCCTGCCCTCTCACTACCTCCTCCTTCGCCGCCTTTGCGGAATGTGGGCACTGGTTTTGACTGTattctctttttatacccgatactcaaaatgagtattggggtatattagatttgtggtaaaagtggatgtgtgtaacgtccagaaggaatcgtttccgaccccataaagtatatatattcttgatcagcatcaatagccgagtcgattgagccatgtctgtctgtccgtctgtccgtccgtccgtctgtccgtctgtccgtccctattagcgcctagtgctcaaagactataagagctagagcaacgatgttttggatccagacttctgtgatatgtcactgctacaaaaatatttcaaaacttcgccccgcccacttccgcccccacaaaggacgaaaatctgtggcatccacaattttaaggatacgagaaaaccaaattcgcagaatcgtagagaatgaccatatcttttagactgcagaatttgaattggatcgtattattattatagccagaatcaagaaaacaatttcattttttctcgccctgtctctctctaacacacacgtagcatagccggctttgcttagagtaaaacattagcgcctagatctcagagactacaaaagctagagcaaccaaatttggtattcatccacactcctaatatatcggaccgagacgagttcgtttcaaaatttcgccacacccccttccgccctcgcaaaggatgaaaatctggggatattcacaaatctcagagactattaaggctagagtaaccaaatttggtatccgcactcctgttagatctcactttaaaacgtatatctcaaaatttcgccccacccctttccgcccacacaaaggacgaaaatctgttgcatccacaatattgaggatacgagaaaactaaaagcgtagaatcatagataatgatcatatctatcagattgctgaatctggatcagatcagatcatttttatagccaaaaggaacaaatcaatttgcactggctacgcagcccccgacgtcacgctcagactgattttctgtctctctcgcacgcactctttgtcgtgtcgtttaatattagcggcgtctgccggaggagagccatactgacttagtatcgggtataactgtagagttgcggtgtccgctgcaactcacaacgttccccctcgttttttttatacccgatactcaaaatgagtattggggtatattagatttgtggtgaaaatggatgtgtgtaacgtccagaaggaatcgtttccgacctcataaagtatatatattcttgatcagcatcaatagccgagtcgattgagccctgtctgtctgtccgtctgtccgtccgtccgtctgtccgtctgtccgcccctattagcgcctagtgcaacgatgttttggatccagacttctgtgatgtgtcactgctacaaaaatatttcaaaacttcgccccgcctacttccgcccccacaaaggacgaaaatctgtggcatccacaattttaaagatatgagaaaaccaaaaacgcagaattgtaaagaatgaccatatctcttagactgcagaatctgaattggatcgtattattattatagccagcatcaagaaaacaatttcattttttctcgccctgtctctctctaacacataCGTAGCATaagcggctttgcttagagtaaaacattagcgcctagatctcagagactataaaagctagagcaaccaaatttggtatccacactcctaagatatcggaccgagacgagtttgtttcaaaatttcgccacacccccttccgccccgcaaaggacgaaaatatggggatatttacaaatctcagagactattaacggtagagtaaccaaatttggtatccgcactcctgttagatctcactataaaacgtatctCACAAAAAATCCGgtctctttcgtagtgatcagacgtgtttttgttttgcgctccgcatttttatacccgatactcaaaatgagtattggggtatattagatttgtggtaaaagtggatgtgtgtaacgtccagaaggaatcgtttccgaccccataaagtatatatattcttgatcagcatcaatagccgagtcgattgagccctgtctgtctgtccgtccgtccgtctgtccgtctgtccgtccccttcagcgcctagtgctcaaagactataagagctagagcaacgatgttttggatccagacttctgtgatatgtcactgctacaaaaatattttaaaatttccccccccccccctccgcccccacaaaggacgaaaatctgtggcatccacaattttaaagatatgagaaaaccaaaaacgtagaattgtagagaatgaccatatctttaagactgcggaatctgaattggatcgtattattattatagccagcatcaagaaaacaatttcattttttctcgccctgtctctctctaacacacacgtagcataggcggctttgcttagagtaaaacattagcgcctagatctcagagactacaaaagctagagcaaccaaatttggtatccacactcctaatatatcggaccgagacgagtttgtttcaaaatttcgccacccccccttccgcccccgcaaaggacgaaaatctggggatattcaaaaatctcagagactattaaggctagagtaaccaaatttggtatccgcactcctgttagatcttactataaaacgtgtatctcaaaatttcgccccacccccttccgcccacacaaaggacgaaaatctgttgcatccacaatattgcacattcgagaaaactaaaatagatagaatcatagataatgaccatatctatcagattgctgaatcttgatcagatcagatcatttttatagccaataggaacaaataaatttgcagtggctacgcagcgcccgacgtcacgctcagactgattttctgtctctctcgcacgcactctttgtcgtgtcgtttaatattagtggcgtctgccggaggagagccatactgacttagtatcgggtataaccgtagagttgcggtgtccgcagcaactcacaacgttccccctcgttttttttagaATTCTGCGCGAATATCAACCGGCAAATGACATAACGATTAGCAAATTAATGGGGCACGGGGGCGTGGTGAACAAAGTTTGATAAGCAAAGTTCAATTGCAATGATTGCCATTTATAATAGTAGTTTGTCGTGTGTTCGCCGACTGAAACGCAATTACAAATAATAATTTGCAGATCCGAAAATTCCCATTAACCTTGAAACTATATCAGGTCTATATTTGGGGCTGTGTGGAGTGGGGTGTGTATGGGTGAATCATGACGGATATCTAGTTTTCGGGGGCCTAGCTATCTAGATATCTATATGAATGTTAACCGATTGATCTTTCCCAACACGAGCCCCTTCCACACACGCTCGAGCAAAGCGTGCTGTGACACTCTCTTAAACCGCGCTCAAAGCTAATCTCTCTTTGACTGGCTGGCTCGCGCTCTCTTACAAATCGCCTCACGTGCCGAATGAACCCGGTTCTCTTtgggccacacacacacacacaggtgTGACTGACTGCTCTCATTTGTCAACAGTGCAACGTTGCgattttgctgttgttgttgttgttgttgctgtgtcATGATCTCTTGGCATTTTATGCGGTAGTACCCAAACTTTTTGCTTGAGGAGCGCTGAAATTAACAAAAGACTGCCGACAATGTCCATATTAAGTTGCAGATTATAATTAATTTCGAGTAAATTAGACATCGCCCACACTCGGAGTCTGGGCGTGTGCGACTTAAGGATGACTTTTCGCATTGGACTTTGTTTTCACTTTTTGCGCGCTTCCGAAATATTTCGCATATCGCATTtgttattgtatttatttcaTCTTGTTTTTCGCAAGGAATTTCTAGCGCCACACTGGGGCgtgcaaacacacacacacaaaattgTGGTCTAACTTTAAAAATATTCGCGGTCGCCGCCGCACTCTCCCTCTGGCCCCGCATCGCTCAACAGTTTTCTCGACATTTCTTCTCAGCAAATTTGCAGTTTTACCCTTGGCACATCATTTGGGTGGTTTTCGCGTCGTCTTACAGCATTTTCcgtttttcattttctttctttagttttttttttttttttttttttttgcacagAGCCAGCACACATTACGTAAAGTGGTATTGCAGACAAAATTCGGGACTGCAAATACAAGTGTACAAGTGTcgtccagtccagtccagtccatcCGACGCAGGTCCAGTAGAAGTGTATAATTGTTCGAACGGTTTATGGGAACCTTTTCCCCTCTCTTTTTGGCATTTGACGTAGTGTGCAAAAAATGCCCATAAATTTCCAATAAAATAAACATTTTTCTTGACGCCAGACAGACCAGAGACTTGCTGCTTCGCTTTGTTgtagttttattttatttttcgcTTTTTTCTGCATAAATTTCTTGAGAACCGCGCCAAGTAAAAACGTGATAAGGTTACGGACCGACCGGAACTGGTTGGGCAGAAATACATAACTAACTTACAAGAGTTTACACTTTTCGGTACATCGgtaattaattttatttttaaaattttaatcgATATTCAGTCTTCAGTTGTTTGTAAAATTTATAGTTTTCACTGTTTATATCTTTGAGCGAATTGCTCGGGAGACGAGAGCGCCCATTATTACCTTTTGAACAAACTACTAAATGTATCCACTAGTGTGGCACTGAAGTACGAGATTCGAATGCGCAACGCTTATATAGCGCAcaccgattccgattccgcagaagcagcagcaacaacaacttaTTTGAGCTTTTGTGCACACTGTGTTGTTCCCCAACGGTAAAACAGGCCGCCAGAgagtctctctcgctctctctttgcaCGTGTGTGAGTGAGCGAGCGTTTGAGTGAGAGAATGAGCGGTGAACAGTCAGCAGACTGCAGAGAGTGAGCCGCGGAACGAAGGTCGAAAAGAAGGCATGAATGAATGGGGGTCGCCCGTGTTTGACTTTGAATCTGCCTCTCTGTCCCCCGTCTCTACGCTTGTGGGAGTCGGACGGACGCCTCCTATTTGGAGGTGTATAACTGTTGTTGTGTCTTGGAAGCTGGGTGGGCGATTAGGCGTTCGGCGTAGTAGTTATAGGATAAAAGAGAGAGCGCGAACGGCGACCCAGTGGCACCATCAAAAACATGTATGTATACCCTACAAGGAAGCGAGGTCTCTAGGCTATCACACAGACCAGGGGGTTTTCTGGTAGTGAAGGGCTTGGAAGGATGAGATCGGTGCAGTTTCAGTGGCTTTCCAATGGCTAAAACTTTCCCATTTTAGGTTGGAAATCAAAGATAGGATAAATCCCAGTTCGCTGTGATGAAATTCCGTTTagtttatatttttattgatTTGTTTTGGCCGCTGTTCGGTTATGCATGGTCCACTGGATGCTGTGGCGGATGTGTTTGTGTGAGTTTTCATATTTTCAATTTAATATTATTGAGTTGACTTTGAGGCTCGTGCAAATTTGTGGAAGCCTTGAGGAGCATTTCAGTCTTGTCCCCCTTACAAGACAAATAATTTGTACAGAACACACGCCATGGCTGCTGTTTAATTGCCTTATTTAT is part of the Drosophila miranda strain MSH22 chromosome Y unlocalized genomic scaffold, D.miranda_PacBio2.1 Contig_Y1_pilon, whole genome shotgun sequence genome and harbors:
- the LOC117190065 gene encoding facilitated trehalose transporter Tret1 isoform X2 yields the protein MKILMRADTHVSFAVPVEEPKAICTFSQVLAAMSVSLGSLVVGFVSAYTSPALVSMTNRNITSFEVTPQAASWVGGIMPLAGLAGGIAGGPFIEYLGRRNTILATAIPFIVSSLLIACAVNVAMVLAGRFLAGFCVGIASLSLPVYLGETVQPEVRGTLGLLPTAFGNIGILLCFVAGTYMDWSMLAFLGAALPVPFLILMFLIPETPRWFVSRGREEKARKALSWLRGKEADVEPELKGLMRSQADADRQATQNKMMELLKRNNLKPLSISLGLMFFQQLSGINAVIFYTVSIFKDAGSTIDGNLCTIIVGIVNFMATFIATLLIDRAGRKILLYVSNIAMTITLFVLGGFFYCKSHGQDVSQLGWLPLSCFVIYILGFSLGFGPIPWLMMGEILPSKIRGSPASVATAFNWSCTFVVTKTFQDMIDFMGAHGAFWLFGSICFIGLFFVILYVPETQGKTLEDIERKMMGRVRRMSSVANMKPLAFNM
- the LOC117190065 gene encoding facilitated trehalose transporter Tret1 isoform X1; this translates as MSGRDNRGAGGGGGGHQPLSSAMGKLKEKLTRAGDDQGYHRVESNLSTSNTATSLDTILPEDPFLFPQAAPQRHPQPRPQQQQQQQQRQQLRLLEDEPPLSFRPLLEDDDINEPPTQPFQQQQQRTPLRASGSLELTPLPPPPTSQEIREHRDRQQRSVPVPVEDLQRSKQSLKGSRVSFEKNNASSKPPAQAESSDEDSFEDKRIGFQQQKATSVDHKGILKDLKHILANDNRRQFQAKKHVSLDVKGTRFLQDLLKESSSEEEFHKTRREFQGRKHQSLDPRVTFKLDKVLQGSSTDSDEEGDDPEHKRLIHRPKDITKPLIIDLKDLESESDEDFHTSRQHFQQQRSISTDSRKSRRLYEMDEMGNKRGENIRHAVPFVRQIPEDGKPKLEVYRPTTNPIYIWTQVLAAMSVSLGSLVVGFVSAYTSPALVSMTNRNITSFEVTPQAASWVGGIMPLAGLAGGIAGGPFIEYLGRRNTILATAIPFIVSSLLIACAVNVAMVLAGRFLAGFCVGIASLSLPVYLGETVQPEVRGTLGLLPTAFGNIGILLCFVAGTYMDWSMLAFLGAALPVPFLILMFLIPETPRWFVSRGREEKARKALSWLRGKEADVEPELKGLMRSQADADRQATQNKMMELLKRNNLKPLSISLGLMFFQQLSGINAVIFYTVSIFKDAGSTIDGNLCTIIVGIVNFMATFIATLLIDRAGRKILLYVSNIAMTITLFVLGGFFYCKSHGQDVSQLGWLPLSCFVIYILGFSLGFGPIPWLMMGEILPSKIRGSPASVATAFNWSCTFVVTKTFQDMIDFMGAHGAFWLFGSICFIGLFFVILYVPETQGKTLEDIERKMMGRVRRMSSVANMKPLAFNM